One region of Palaemon carinicauda isolate YSFRI2023 chromosome 40, ASM3689809v2, whole genome shotgun sequence genomic DNA includes:
- the LOC137631789 gene encoding FMRFamide receptor-like gives MALESVTANATEALPEAIDSLFSQEFWSNGAFYEYDHDGYDEFSAVPSPMFRFVVQGLLLTLIGLFGLAGNIISIVILYRLNMRSSINCCLLGLTTFDLLVIITSVLSFGLLEIGLYTKSISWYVNGLLEAMPTVFPLGIIARTGSIYLTLILTVERYVAVCLPFRFRSLVTYGRARILVMAAAVFSVLYNLPRFWEHYYGEHQMDGKKLFFIKPTALRQNYVYQHVYITWIYLIVQYLIPFLSLLILNSQIYLEVRAANQNIERLSRPQRKEIKLGLMLLAVVTVFFLCNILPCVLNILEIASIDIHKLGEISNLLVTINSSVNFVIYCTFSQRFRKDFLELFRYCCGRQGLELVSGSSPVSYEAARNGRPTEIVMVSVRSEPRLARLLDQNDADDNTL, from the exons ATGGCGCTGGAGTCGGTAACTGCAAACGCCACTGAGGCTCTACCTGAAGCAATCGACTCCCTCTTCTCACAAGAGTTTTGGTCTAATGGAGCGTTCTATGAGTATGACCACGATGGATACGATGAATTCAGTGCCGTTCCTTCACCAATGTTCCGGTTTGTCGTCCAGGGACTACTTTTGACGCTAATAGGACTCTTTGGATTGGCTGGAAATATAATTTCCATCGTCATACTATACAG ACTGAACATGCGTTCATCAATCAACTGTTGTTTGCTCGGACTTACGACGTTTGATTTGTTGGTGATCATAACTTCAGTGTTGTCATTCGGTCTACTCGAGATAGGCCTTTACACCAAAAGTATATCTTGGTATGTCAATGGGTTATTGGAAGCGATGCCGACTGTCTTTCCGCTGGGCATCATAGCTCGCACAGGGTCCATTTACCTGACTTTGATCTTGACAGTGGAAAGGTACGTGGCCGTCTGTCTGCCCTTTCGATTCCGGTCGCTGGTGACTTACGGACGCGCAAGGATTCTGGTGATGGCGGCCGCCGTCTTTTCTGTTCTTTATAATCTTCCAAGGTTCTGGGAACATTATTATGGG GAGCATCAGATGGATGGAAAGAAGTTGTTCTTCATTAAACCAACGGCTCTTAGACAAAATTATGTCTATCAACACGTGTACATCACTTGGATATATTTGATTGTCCAGTACTTGATACCATTCCTCAGTCTCTTGATACTAAATTCTCAAATCTACCTAGAG GTTCGAGCAGCCAACCAAAACATTGAGCGACTCAGCAGACCTCAGAGGAAAGAAATCAAACTGGGTCTAATGTTACTAGCCGTAGTTACAGTGTTCTTTTTGTGCAATATTTTGCCCTGTGTTTTAAACATTCTTGAAATAGCTAGTATTGATATTCACAAACTTGGAGAAATTAGCAATCTCCTCGTTACTATAAACTCTTCAGTGAACTTTGTTATCTACTGCACATTCAGTCAGCGATTTCGAAAGGATTTCTTGGAACTGTTTCGTTACTGCTGTGGACGTCAAGGACTGGAATTAGTGAGTGGATCGAGTCCAGTCAGCTATGAAGCAGCTCGCAATGGAAGACCCACCGAGATTGTCATGGTATCCGTAAGAAGCGAGCCTCGATTAGCCCGATTATTAGATCAAAATGATGCAGATGATAATACTCTTTGA